A segment of the Bacillota bacterium genome:
GATGCGGAGGGCATACCTGTGCTCTTACAGGCGCAATCCCAGGCCGTCGTCCTCAAGGCGAAGTTCTTCCGGGGTTTTGCCGACCCGTCCCGCCTGCGGATCCTGGAGTGTCTGCGGGGAGGTCCGCTCACCGTCGCCGCCATCGTTGAGGTAACCGGCCTGAGCCAGTCGAACGTCTCCAACCACTTGGCCTGTCTTCATGACTGCGGCCTGGCGACCCGTGAGCGCCAGGGTCGCCACGTTCTGTACCGGCTGAGCGACGACCGGGTGGGTGAATTGCTGGCCCTGGCGGAGGCGTTGTTGGCCGATGTGGCCCAAGGGGTCTACCTCTGCACCCGTTACGGCGAGGGAAGCGGGGAGCGGGAGGCCGACCATGCCGGATGATGTTACCCTCGAGCTTCGCATCCTCGGCATGGACTGCGCGGCATGCGCCCGCCACGTCCGCTCGGCCATTGCCGCGGTGCCCGGCGTCAAAGGTGTCGACGTGTGGTTGGCTACCGAAAAGGCCGTCGTACGGCTGGATCCCAAACAAGCCAACCTGGAAGGCATCCGGCAAGCGGTGCAGGCTGCCGGCTACACGGTGGCCGATGCCCCCGTAGGGCTCGACGGCCCTGTCGGGCGCGGGAGCTCTGACGCGGACGGCCCCGGGCCGACGGACGTCACAAGACCCGTAACCCGGCAAGGGGCCGCCAGACGCAGCAAGACAGGGTCTACCGTGGAGTCCTCTCGCGGGTCAGACGCCTTTGCGCGCCCGGCCCTGGCGCTGTTGGGTGCCGCGCTCGGCGCCGTGCTGTTCGTCGTGGTGGGGGAGTGGCTGGGGCTGTGGGAAGCGATGACCCGCCGCGTGCCCTGGCCGGTATGGCTGGCAGCCATTCTTGCCGGAGGGTTCCCCGTCTTCCGCAGCGTGCTGCGGGCGGCCTTCCGGCGCCGAGTCACCTCCCACACGCTCATGACGGTGGGCGCACTGGCCGCCGTCGCCGTCGGTGAATGGGCCACGGCGGCGGTCGTGGTCTTCTTCATGCGGGTGGGCGACTACGTGGAGCGCTTCACCACGGAAAGGGCCCGGCGCGCCGTGAAGACCCTGGTTGCGCTGGCCCCCCGCATGGCCCGGGTCGTGCGGGACGGCACGGAGCGGGAAGTGCCTGCCGACCAGGTGGGGGCAGGCGAGATCGTGGTCGTGCGCCCGGGCGAGAAGATCCCGGTAGACGGCGAGGTGGTGGCTGGCCAGGCCACCATCGATCAAGCGGCCATCACGGGCGAATCCATGCCCGTCGAGGTCGGCCCCGGCTGCGGGGTGTTCGCCTCCGCGCTGATCTGGCTGGGCAGTCTACGCATCCGGGCCACCCACGTGGGGCCGGATACCACGTTTGCCCGAATCATCCGCCT
Coding sequences within it:
- a CDS encoding metalloregulator ArsR/SmtB family transcription factor is translated as MLLQAQSQAVVLKAKFFRGFADPSRLRILECLRGGPLTVAAIVEVTGLSQSNVSNHLACLHDCGLATRERQGRHVLYRLSDDRVGELLALAEALLADVAQGVYLCTRYGEGSGEREADHAG